The following coding sequences are from one Candidatus Paceibacterota bacterium window:
- a CDS encoding 30S ribosomal protein S5, producing the protein MPTASTDKKTETTTSQKPVSGKAGSRGGQGARGGAKGGRKGRGRGRGREERAKPEFDHNVLDIRRVTRVVSGGRRFSFRVTLVAGDRKGRIGVGMGKAGDTPVAIEKAFRNAKRNMITVTTTKEMSIPCETEAKYSASRVLLMPSPGKGIIAGGAVRPVVELAGLQDISAKLLSRSKNSLNNARATVEALKKLPAVKKSGGEDKKEQTTESAASSDTKSDIK; encoded by the coding sequence ATGCCAACAGCAAGTACTGACAAGAAAACAGAGACAACCACATCACAGAAGCCTGTGTCCGGTAAGGCCGGATCTCGCGGCGGCCAAGGTGCGCGCGGTGGTGCTAAGGGCGGGCGTAAAGGGCGTGGAAGAGGTCGCGGTCGCGAAGAGCGGGCAAAGCCGGAGTTCGACCACAACGTACTGGATATTCGTCGTGTGACACGTGTGGTATCAGGAGGCCGTCGATTTAGCTTCCGGGTAACACTTGTTGCCGGTGATCGGAAAGGGCGTATTGGGGTGGGGATGGGTAAGGCCGGTGACACTCCGGTTGCGATCGAAAAAGCGTTTCGTAACGCAAAGCGCAACATGATAACGGTGACAACCACGAAAGAAATGTCCATTCCGTGTGAGACAGAGGCGAAGTATAGCGCCTCAAGAGTGTTATTGATGCCATCACCCGGAAAAGGGATCATCGCGGGAGGAGCTGTTCGACCGGTTGTAGAGCTTGCCGGACTGCAGGATATCAGTGCAAAGCTTCTTTCAAGAAGCAAGAATAGTTTAAATAATGCCCGTGCTACAGTTGAGGCGTTAAAGAAACTTCCGGCTGTGAAAAAGAGCGGTGGCGAAGATAAAAAAGAACAAACAACAGAAAGCGCGGCTTCAAGTGATACGAAGAGCGATATAAAATAA
- the rpsS gene encoding 30S ribosomal protein S19 gives MTRSLKKGPYVDPKLLKKIEGKDPKQVGVIKTWSRDSQIAPEMVGYTFGVHQGKVHVDVFITEDMVGHRLGEFAPTRKFIRHGGKIQKELEQQKKQSAIAAAQASKA, from the coding sequence ATGACACGATCACTTAAAAAAGGACCATACGTTGACCCCAAGCTCTTGAAAAAGATCGAAGGGAAAGACCCAAAACAGGTTGGGGTTATTAAGACATGGTCACGCGATAGTCAGATCGCACCGGAAATGGTTGGCTATACCTTTGGTGTTCACCAAGGAAAAGTGCATGTAGATGTTTTTATCACCGAGGATATGGTTGGTCATCGTCTCGGTGAATTTGCGCCAACGCGTAAGTTCATTCGTCACGGTGGAAAGATCCAGAAAGAGCTTGAGCAGCAGAAGAAACAGAGCGCAATAGCCGCGGCACAGGCCTCAAAGGCGTAG
- the rpsH gene encoding 30S ribosomal protein S8 encodes MDPIADMLIQIKNANTAGKPSVTIPYSKLKMAIAETLAKHGYISGADHKGSQPTKVIEIHMSQDEQGKSAIEGTNRISKVSRRVYEKSKNLRPVRHGYGHAVLSTPRGVMTAEEARKENVGGEILFTIW; translated from the coding sequence ATGGATCCTATCGCTGACATGCTAATTCAGATCAAGAACGCGAACACCGCCGGAAAGCCGTCGGTGACTATTCCGTATTCGAAGCTGAAGATGGCAATTGCGGAAACACTTGCTAAGCACGGGTACATTAGTGGTGCTGATCACAAGGGGAGCCAGCCTACAAAGGTGATCGAAATTCACATGAGTCAGGACGAGCAGGGTAAGAGTGCGATCGAAGGAACGAATCGTATCTCAAAGGTGTCTCGTCGAGTGTATGAGAAATCAAAGAACCTTCGACCGGTCCGCCACGGCTATGGTCACGCGGTCCTCTCAACTCCTCGAGGAGTTATGACCGCAGAGGAGGCTCGTAAAGAAAATGTTGGTGGCGAGATACTGTTCACCATCTGGTAA
- the rplV gene encoding 50S ribosomal protein L22, with the protein MKTTTAKLKNLRIAPRKTRLVTDLIKGKSADEAVAILRFTTKRAAEPVRKLIESAQANARQRGIDGQLRVKEATVNDGLILFRRMPAAQGQAKVIRKRNSHVFVELEEFVSKKTNKKAETKKTEKKAPKKKTTAKAAA; encoded by the coding sequence ATGAAAACAACAACCGCAAAGTTAAAAAACCTTAGGATCGCCCCGCGTAAAACACGGCTGGTGACAGATCTGATCAAAGGTAAGTCAGCCGATGAGGCGGTTGCTATTCTGCGTTTTACCACAAAGCGTGCGGCTGAACCGGTGAGAAAGCTTATTGAATCTGCTCAGGCAAATGCCCGACAGCGCGGTATTGACGGGCAGCTTCGAGTTAAGGAGGCAACAGTAAATGACGGGTTGATCCTTTTCCGCCGAATGCCGGCAGCTCAGGGGCAGGCGAAGGTCATTCGCAAGCGCAATTCTCATGTTTTTGTTGAGCTTGAAGAATTCGTTTCCAAAAAAACCAATAAGAAAGCTGAGACAAAGAAAACTGAAAAGAAGGCACCTAAAAAGAAGACTACCGCAAAAGCAGCTGCTTAA
- the rplP gene encoding 50S ribosomal protein L16, producing the protein MMFPKKVKFRKWQTARKHPAKRGMASRGTEVNFGAYGMKTVDHERITSRQIEAARKVLSRNVGKMGKVWIRIFPDMPFTKKPAEVKLGKGKGDPEGYCAPISPGQVLFEVDGISEEAAREALRKAGTKLPVRTRFVGRH; encoded by the coding sequence ATTATGTTTCCCAAAAAAGTAAAATTTCGAAAATGGCAAACAGCGCGCAAGCACCCTGCAAAGCGTGGTATGGCCAGCCGTGGTACTGAAGTAAACTTCGGTGCGTACGGCATGAAAACGGTCGACCATGAACGGATAACATCGCGTCAGATCGAAGCAGCTCGTAAAGTGCTGTCTCGAAATGTTGGCAAAATGGGTAAGGTCTGGATCCGTATATTTCCGGATATGCCGTTTACCAAAAAACCGGCGGAGGTGAAGCTTGGTAAGGGTAAGGGTGATCCGGAAGGGTACTGTGCCCCGATCAGTCCCGGTCAGGTACTGTTTGAGGTCGACGGTATCTCAGAAGAGGCAGCACGTGAGGCTCTTCGAAAGGCTGGCACAAAGCTGCCGGTGCGCACGAGGTTCGTGGGCCGACACTAA
- the rplE gene encoding 50S ribosomal protein L5, with protein sequence MESVKQKQQTAFDALKDQFGYTNRMETPRLEKIVVNIGTGSTKDKEKIEIIEDRLARITGQRPVRTLAKQSIAAFGLREGTPVGYQVTLRGELMYNFLDKVIHLAMPRMKDFHGIPTKPIDEMGNYTLGIQEHTIFPETSDEELRNVFGMGITIVTTSNDRETAEGFFRHLGFPFQKEEVKA encoded by the coding sequence ATGGAATCAGTAAAACAAAAACAACAAACCGCGTTTGACGCACTGAAAGACCAATTCGGTTATACTAATCGAATGGAAACGCCTCGTCTGGAGAAGATCGTGGTCAATATCGGCACCGGTTCAACTAAGGACAAAGAGAAGATTGAGATCATTGAGGATCGATTGGCCCGTATCACCGGACAGCGACCGGTGCGGACATTGGCAAAGCAGTCGATCGCAGCATTCGGGCTTCGTGAGGGTACGCCGGTAGGCTACCAGGTAACACTGCGTGGCGAGTTAATGTATAACTTTCTCGATAAGGTTATTCACTTGGCGATGCCGCGCATGAAGGACTTTCACGGCATTCCAACAAAGCCGATCGATGAGATGGGCAACTACACGCTTGGTATCCAGGAGCACACTATTTTCCCGGAAACCAGTGATGAGGAGTTGAGGAATGTCTTTGGAATGGGTATCACGATCGTTACTACCTCGAATGATCGCGAAACTGCTGAAGGGTTCTTCCGACACCTTGGATTCCCTTTCCAAAAGGAGGAAGTTAAGGCGTAG
- the rplW gene encoding 50S ribosomal protein L23, whose protein sequence is MALFGSKKQEGKDSKAATSASDAAKRALMPAVEDVLMRPRITEKAAIGTGDNVYVFNVRPGTKKPEIAAAVRRVYGVTVTKVNVVTIPTKPVSRRGIRGVKRGGKKAYVYLKKGDKIELM, encoded by the coding sequence ATGGCTTTATTCGGATCAAAAAAACAGGAAGGCAAAGACTCGAAGGCAGCTACCAGTGCTTCTGATGCTGCTAAGCGCGCACTTATGCCGGCAGTTGAGGATGTGCTTATGCGACCTCGTATTACCGAGAAGGCGGCGATCGGTACCGGCGATAATGTGTATGTATTTAATGTGAGACCGGGTACGAAGAAGCCGGAGATCGCTGCCGCAGTACGGCGGGTGTACGGTGTAACGGTGACGAAGGTTAATGTCGTCACAATACCTACCAAACCGGTTTCACGACGAGGTATTCGCGGTGTTAAGCGCGGTGGAAAGAAGGCTTATGTTTATTTGAAGAAAGGAGACAAGATCGAGTTAATGTAG
- the rplC gene encoding 50S ribosomal protein L3 — MKFLLGTKEYMTQIFTEEGEMVPVTILRAGPAVVTQVKSDTSDGYSAVQVGFGRRKAHTTSLPVRGHSKAALEAVGEDAEKTSFRWLREFRQDETESSASVGDTLDVSVFAVGDEVRVSGITKGKGFQGGVKRHGFSGASKSHGTKHAHREVGSIGATGPQRVFKGRKMPGRMGSNRVTVTNLDVVYVDPEQQVIAVKGAVPGRRGCLVEIQGK, encoded by the coding sequence ATGAAATTTCTGCTAGGAACAAAAGAATATATGACTCAGATCTTCACCGAAGAAGGTGAAATGGTGCCGGTAACCATACTTCGTGCCGGGCCAGCTGTGGTTACACAGGTGAAGAGTGATACCTCCGACGGCTACTCAGCGGTTCAGGTTGGTTTTGGACGTCGTAAGGCACACACTACATCCTTGCCGGTCCGTGGGCACTCTAAAGCAGCGCTTGAAGCGGTTGGCGAAGATGCTGAGAAAACCAGCTTTCGATGGCTACGTGAGTTTCGTCAGGATGAGACGGAGTCATCTGCTTCAGTAGGCGATACACTCGATGTGTCAGTGTTTGCGGTTGGTGACGAGGTTCGTGTATCCGGTATTACGAAAGGTAAAGGATTTCAGGGTGGCGTGAAGCGTCACGGTTTCAGCGGAGCATCGAAGTCTCACGGTACGAAACACGCTCATCGTGAAGTTGGTTCTATTGGAGCAACCGGGCCTCAGCGTGTGTTTAAAGGTCGAAAGATGCCTGGACGAATGGGTTCAAACCGTGTTACGGTCACTAACCTCGATGTAGTGTATGTTGACCCAGAGCAGCAAGTGATCGCCGTTAAAGGGGCGGTTCCAGGTCGACGAGGATGTCTTGTTGAGATACAAGGTAAGTAA
- the rplN gene encoding 50S ribosomal protein L14, with protein sequence MIQEGSIVKIADNSGARIGKVFKVLGGSRRRYARVGDLVVLAVQRAEPRKQVKKKAVMRAVIVRQRDAYRRKDGSYIRFDENAVVLVDDKGVEPIGGRIFGPIPREISEKGFQRIASLAPEIL encoded by the coding sequence ATGATCCAAGAAGGCAGCATAGTAAAAATCGCAGATAACTCAGGCGCTCGCATCGGCAAGGTGTTCAAGGTTCTTGGTGGATCACGTCGCCGGTATGCGCGAGTCGGGGATCTGGTTGTGCTGGCGGTTCAGCGGGCAGAGCCTCGTAAGCAGGTAAAGAAGAAAGCGGTTATGCGAGCGGTTATTGTTCGCCAGCGGGACGCCTATCGACGAAAAGACGGCTCGTATATCCGATTCGATGAGAATGCGGTTGTATTGGTTGATGATAAAGGAGTTGAGCCTATCGGTGGCCGTATCTTCGGACCGATTCCGCGCGAGATAAGCGAGAAGGGTTTTCAGCGTATTGCGTCGCTTGCGCCGGAGATCTTGTAA
- the rpsC gene encoding 30S ribosomal protein S3: MTHIVHPYSHRLGILRDWKSRWFGAKEKYREYLKGDLLIREFLKKRLANMYVSSINIERNEKELTVIVESSRPGVIIGRNGEGAVKIKKEIEAMLRRNQVPVTAELKLDVKEVRSPESDAAIVGQMIREGLEKRMPFRRVMKQTAEKVMANKDVRGVRIELSGRLGGAEMSRVEKTQQGQIPLQTFRADIDYALIEAWLPYGHLGIKVWIYRGEVFEEDQRSVRSV; the protein is encoded by the coding sequence ATGACTCACATTGTTCACCCATATTCACATCGCCTCGGTATTCTCCGTGACTGGAAGTCACGTTGGTTTGGGGCGAAAGAAAAATACCGTGAATACCTTAAAGGTGATCTTTTGATCCGTGAGTTTTTGAAAAAGCGGCTTGCGAACATGTATGTAAGCTCTATCAACATCGAACGCAACGAAAAAGAGCTTACGGTTATTGTTGAGTCGTCACGTCCGGGTGTTATTATCGGTCGTAACGGTGAGGGAGCGGTCAAGATCAAGAAAGAGATCGAAGCAATGCTTCGTCGCAACCAAGTTCCGGTTACCGCAGAGTTAAAGCTTGATGTGAAAGAGGTTCGTTCTCCGGAGTCAGACGCGGCTATTGTTGGTCAGATGATCCGTGAGGGACTTGAGAAGCGTATGCCGTTCCGTCGGGTGATGAAGCAAACAGCCGAGAAGGTTATGGCGAATAAAGATGTGCGTGGTGTGCGAATCGAACTATCCGGTCGATTAGGTGGCGCAGAAATGTCACGAGTAGAGAAGACTCAGCAGGGGCAGATCCCACTTCAGACATTTCGCGCGGATATTGATTACGCACTTATTGAGGCGTGGTTGCCGTACGGACACCTCGGTATAAAAGTTTGGATCTATCGAGGTGAGGTGTTCGAAGAAGATCAGCGTTCAGTCCGAAGTGTATAG
- the rplR gene encoding 50S ribosomal protein L18, with amino-acid sequence MAPTIHTQRERRRRRIRAKVAGTAERPRLAVFKSNTAITAQLINDEESQTIASVTTRGKKEATGVERAAAAGKELAEAAKKHKIDKAVFDRGGYIYTGKVKALADGAREGGLTF; translated from the coding sequence ATGGCACCTACGATCCACACACAACGAGAACGACGTCGACGGCGTATTCGCGCTAAGGTGGCGGGAACTGCTGAGCGGCCTCGATTGGCTGTGTTCAAGTCAAACACGGCTATTACAGCTCAGTTGATCAACGATGAGGAGAGCCAGACGATCGCTTCTGTGACCACGCGTGGCAAGAAAGAGGCGACCGGCGTTGAGCGCGCCGCCGCTGCGGGCAAAGAACTTGCCGAAGCAGCGAAGAAACACAAGATAGACAAGGCGGTGTTCGATCGCGGAGGTTATATTTACACCGGTAAGGTCAAGGCACTGGCTGACGGTGCTCGTGAGGGCGGCCTCACGTTCTAA
- a CDS encoding type Z 30S ribosomal protein S14 translates to MARKALIAKSKKTPKYSTRTIRRCVLCGRVRGYMRDFGLCRICFRERANRGEVPGIKKASW, encoded by the coding sequence ATGGCACGTAAAGCACTCATCGCAAAATCAAAAAAGACGCCAAAATACTCAACTCGAACAATTCGACGATGTGTTTTGTGCGGTCGAGTTCGCGGGTACATGCGTGACTTTGGATTGTGCCGCATCTGCTTTCGTGAGAGAGCGAACCGCGGTGAAGTGCCCGGTATTAAGAAAGCAAGTTGGTAA
- the rplB gene encoding 50S ribosomal protein L2, with translation MKHYKPTTPSRRQMTTASTRGVLTASKPLKSLTKGKRGSSGRNAHGRITSRRRGGGHKRRHRDVDFVMEKVNIPMTVRTVEYDPNRSAYIGLVVYADGAKRYIVLPQSVSVGDQLLVSEQAPLKPGNRLPLKNIAIGTFVYNVELKPYGGSRIARSAGIHAEVAAKEEGFVHVKMPSSEVRRVPSGAWASIGEVSNEEHHLETIGKAGRARWMNRRPKVNGRSMNAVDHPMGGGEAHARGARKRRKSKWGKPVNVGQKTRTSKKYSDKNIVSRRKSKKR, from the coding sequence ATGAAGCACTATAAACCTACAACACCATCACGACGCCAGATGACCACCGCATCCACACGAGGTGTGCTTACGGCATCCAAGCCACTCAAGTCTCTTACAAAGGGTAAGCGAGGCTCAAGCGGTCGTAATGCTCACGGACGGATCACTTCTCGTCGTCGAGGTGGTGGTCACAAGCGGCGACATCGGGACGTCGACTTTGTAATGGAGAAGGTTAATATTCCAATGACTGTTCGCACGGTTGAATATGATCCGAACCGAAGTGCTTACATCGGTCTGGTTGTGTATGCGGACGGAGCAAAGCGGTACATTGTACTTCCGCAGAGCGTTTCTGTAGGCGACCAACTGCTCGTCTCTGAACAAGCGCCGTTGAAGCCTGGCAATCGATTGCCGCTGAAGAATATAGCTATTGGTACCTTTGTATACAACGTGGAGCTCAAGCCATATGGCGGTTCACGAATCGCCCGATCAGCCGGTATTCACGCTGAGGTGGCTGCTAAAGAAGAGGGATTTGTGCACGTTAAGATGCCGTCGAGCGAGGTTCGACGGGTTCCATCCGGTGCCTGGGCGTCTATTGGTGAAGTGTCGAACGAGGAACATCACCTGGAGACGATCGGTAAAGCAGGACGAGCGCGCTGGATGAACCGCCGACCGAAGGTAAACGGTCGTTCGATGAACGCCGTTGATCACCCGATGGGTGGTGGTGAGGCACATGCGCGAGGTGCACGCAAGCGACGCAAAAGCAAGTGGGGCAAGCCGGTCAATGTTGGTCAGAAAACCCGCACCTCGAAGAAATATTCTGATAAGAATATTGTTTCCCGAAGAAAGTCTAAAAAGCGCTAG
- the rplF gene encoding 50S ribosomal protein L6, with the protein MSRIGSQIIEIPSQTEVAQDDNGVLTVKGPKGELSRSFKPSIAITIEDSKVTLAPKGSGSQVRALWGTYASHIANMIQGVNETFTKKLIVEGVGFRSEVQGSNLKLTIGFSHPVVLPVPEGLTVTAADNIITINGTDKELVGQFAARVRSTKKPEPYKGKGIRYEDEVIRRKEGKTSV; encoded by the coding sequence ATGTCCCGTATTGGTTCACAAATTATAGAAATTCCTTCTCAGACTGAGGTTGCTCAGGATGATAACGGTGTGCTTACGGTAAAAGGTCCGAAAGGAGAGCTTTCGCGATCCTTTAAGCCCTCTATTGCTATCACTATTGAAGATAGTAAGGTTACGCTTGCTCCCAAAGGGAGCGGTAGTCAGGTTCGCGCTCTCTGGGGCACATATGCATCTCATATCGCGAACATGATCCAAGGAGTAAACGAGACCTTTACCAAGAAACTGATAGTTGAGGGTGTTGGATTTCGCTCAGAGGTTCAGGGGAGCAATTTGAAACTGACTATCGGTTTTTCTCACCCCGTTGTGCTTCCGGTACCGGAGGGGCTTACTGTTACCGCAGCAGATAATATTATTACGATCAATGGTACTGATAAGGAGCTTGTCGGTCAGTTCGCTGCTCGTGTCAGAAGCACGAAGAAACCGGAGCCGTACAAGGGCAAGGGTATTCGTTATGAAGACGAAGTTATCCGTCGCAAGGAAGGTAAGACAAGCGTTTAA
- the rpmC gene encoding 50S ribosomal protein L29: MSQQNYTDMAESELGKALNEKRKELREFRFNIAGTKTRDVKEGRNLRKDIARILTELNQRVTS, from the coding sequence ATGTCCCAGCAGAACTATACAGATATGGCCGAGTCCGAACTCGGCAAGGCATTGAATGAAAAGCGCAAGGAACTGCGTGAGTTTCGTTTTAATATTGCCGGGACCAAAACACGAGACGTGAAGGAGGGGCGCAATCTTCGTAAAGATATTGCTCGAATACTCACTGAGCTCAACCAGCGCGTCACATCTTAA
- the rpsJ gene encoding 30S ribosomal protein S10 yields MADSTQKTKKPASKKKASSKDSDGTTQKLRIRVSAYEYKILDLSVKQIIDTAIRYDAEVVGPVPLPTRVKSYTVNRAAFVYEDSREQFEMRIHKRLIDILNPSQKVIESLSNLSLPSGVSIDVKLV; encoded by the coding sequence ATGGCAGATAGTACACAAAAAACAAAAAAACCAGCTTCGAAAAAGAAAGCATCTTCAAAAGATTCGGACGGCACAACACAGAAGCTTCGTATTCGGGTTAGCGCGTATGAGTATAAGATCCTTGATCTGTCAGTAAAACAGATCATTGATACAGCGATCCGCTACGATGCTGAGGTGGTTGGACCGGTCCCGCTTCCCACACGAGTGAAGTCGTACACGGTAAATCGCGCTGCGTTCGTGTACGAAGACTCTCGGGAGCAGTTTGAAATGCGGATCCACAAGCGTTTGATCGATATTCTCAACCCATCTCAGAAGGTGATCGAGTCACTATCGAACCTGTCGCTTCCGTCGGGTGTAAGCATTGACGTGAAATTAGTATAG
- the tuf gene encoding elongation factor Tu: protein MAAEFDRSKEHVNVGTIGHVDHGKTTLTAAILHVLHLSGQDVSEKNVDQIDAAPEEKARGITIALSHNEYSTDARHYAHIDAPGHADYVKNMITGAAQMDGAVLVVAATDGVMPQTREHILLAKQVGVPKIIIFLNKCDMVDDADLIDLVEEEVRELLTQYDYDGENAPVIRGSALKALESSDASEEYAAKILELAKALDDYIPTPQRETDKPFLMPVEDIFSIEGRGTVVTGRIERGEITVGEEIEIVGIKDTQKTTVTGIEMFNKSLKEGKAGDNAGILIRGLKKEEVHRGQVLAKPGSVTPHTKFEAEVYTLKKEEGGRHTAFLTGYKPQFYIRTTDVTGEVTLPEGVEMVMPGDTTTFSVSLQAPVALEEQQRFAIREGGKTVGAGVVTKIVE, encoded by the coding sequence ATGGCTGCAGAATTTGATCGATCAAAAGAGCATGTTAATGTCGGTACCATTGGTCACGTTGACCACGGGAAGACGACCTTAACCGCTGCTATTCTGCACGTTCTCCACCTTTCGGGGCAGGACGTGTCAGAGAAGAACGTAGACCAGATCGACGCCGCGCCTGAGGAGAAGGCTCGCGGTATTACGATCGCATTGTCTCACAACGAGTATTCAACAGATGCTCGTCACTATGCGCACATCGATGCGCCGGGTCACGCCGACTATGTGAAGAACATGATTACGGGTGCCGCTCAGATGGACGGTGCTGTATTAGTAGTTGCCGCAACTGACGGTGTTATGCCGCAGACGCGAGAGCACATCCTGCTCGCTAAGCAGGTTGGAGTGCCGAAGATCATCATCTTCCTAAACAAGTGCGACATGGTTGATGACGCTGATCTTATCGACCTTGTTGAAGAAGAGGTGCGTGAGCTTTTGACTCAGTACGATTACGACGGAGAAAACGCGCCGGTCATTCGAGGTTCAGCCCTAAAGGCTCTTGAGTCTTCAGACGCAAGCGAAGAGTATGCTGCAAAGATCCTTGAGCTTGCGAAGGCGTTGGATGACTACATTCCGACACCTCAGCGTGAGACCGACAAGCCGTTTCTTATGCCGGTTGAGGATATCTTCTCGATTGAAGGTCGCGGTACTGTAGTAACAGGCCGTATTGAGCGAGGAGAGATCACTGTTGGTGAAGAGATCGAGATCGTCGGTATCAAAGATACACAGAAGACCACAGTGACCGGTATTGAGATGTTCAACAAGTCACTTAAGGAAGGAAAAGCAGGTGACAACGCCGGTATTTTGATCCGTGGACTCAAGAAAGAAGAGGTTCACCGCGGTCAGGTGTTGGCAAAGCCGGGCTCAGTTACCCCGCACACCAAGTTTGAGGCTGAGGTGTACACCCTTAAGAAGGAGGAAGGGGGTCGTCACACAGCATTCCTAACCGGATACAAGCCACAGTTCTACATCCGAACCACTGACGTTACCGGTGAGGTAACCCTTCCGGAAGGAGTAGAGATGGTAATGCCAGGTGACACAACTACGTTCAGCGTAAGTTTGCAGGCACCGGTTGCACTCGAAGAGCAGCAGCGCTTTGCTATTCGCGAAGGGGGTAAGACTGTGGGAGCTGGAGTAGTGACAAAGATCGTTGAATAA
- the rplX gene encoding 50S ribosomal protein L24, producing MKIKKNDNVIVIAGKDKGTVGVVSKTLSAENKVVVDGVNTKKKHQRSKASNKHGEIIEIDQPIDVSNVALVDPDSGKPTRVGYKTDDKGKKVRISKKSGKSI from the coding sequence ATGAAAATCAAAAAAAATGACAACGTAATAGTGATAGCAGGCAAAGACAAGGGCACCGTAGGTGTCGTGTCTAAAACGCTGTCTGCTGAGAACAAAGTGGTCGTCGATGGTGTTAATACTAAGAAAAAGCATCAACGATCGAAGGCGTCGAACAAGCACGGCGAGATCATTGAGATCGATCAGCCGATCGATGTATCAAATGTTGCTCTTGTTGACCCGGATTCCGGAAAACCAACCCGCGTTGGTTATAAGACAGACGATAAAGGGAAAAAAGTTCGGATAAGCAAAAAAAGCGGCAAAAGTATTTAG
- the rpsQ gene encoding 30S ribosomal protein S17 produces the protein MESTTAQQNTGRTLEGVVVSDVSNKTIVVETTRFVQHPRYKKYIAPNKRYKAHDEKNECRVGDKVTIQESRPISKDKRFVVVNRVPVETDNTSSEE, from the coding sequence ATGGAATCTACAACGGCACAACAGAATACAGGACGCACTCTGGAAGGGGTGGTTGTATCAGATGTGAGCAACAAAACGATCGTGGTTGAAACTACTCGTTTTGTGCAGCACCCAAGGTACAAAAAGTACATTGCGCCGAACAAGCGTTACAAAGCACACGATGAAAAGAACGAGTGCCGGGTAGGTGACAAGGTGACCATTCAGGAGTCGCGACCGATCTCAAAGGACAAACGTTTTGTCGTTGTGAATCGAGTGCCGGTAGAAACCGATAACACGTCGTCCGAAGAATAA
- the rplD gene encoding 50S ribosomal protein L4 — MKAPVYTQAGTKKGEIDLPESVFGVAWNGDLVHQVVLSQQANRRQHLAFVKDRSEVSGGGKKPWRQKGTGRARHGSSRSPIWRTGGVTHGPRNEENFQRQINKKMKRKALYTVLSRKFREGEVLFVDSLVFDEAKTAEAKRTLEALGGVKGFESLATKRKNAAYVAVGSTTPGAKRSFHNFGNVQFDEVRNLNATDVAQYKYVIISDPEQALKVLEGSVESETSNT; from the coding sequence ATGAAGGCACCAGTTTATACACAAGCAGGCACTAAAAAAGGGGAGATCGACCTTCCCGAGAGCGTTTTTGGAGTTGCCTGGAACGGTGACTTGGTTCATCAGGTTGTTCTGTCTCAGCAAGCAAATCGTCGTCAGCACTTGGCTTTCGTGAAAGACCGAAGTGAGGTGAGCGGTGGTGGTAAAAAGCCGTGGCGTCAAAAAGGAACCGGTCGCGCTCGACACGGGTCTTCACGTTCACCTATTTGGCGAACCGGTGGAGTAACTCATGGTCCGCGCAACGAGGAAAACTTCCAGCGACAGATCAACAAGAAGATGAAACGAAAGGCGCTGTATACTGTGCTGTCACGCAAGTTTCGTGAAGGCGAGGTTTTGTTCGTCGATTCTCTTGTATTTGATGAGGCAAAGACAGCCGAGGCCAAGCGCACACTTGAAGCGCTTGGCGGTGTGAAGGGCTTTGAAAGCCTTGCAACAAAACGAAAGAACGCCGCATATGTTGCGGTAGGATCAACAACTCCTGGTGCAAAGCGCAGCTTTCATAACTTTGGAAACGTGCAGTTTGACGAGGTGCGTAATCTGAACGCAACCGATGTTGCTCAGTACAAGTACGTGATCATCTCTGACCCTGAACAGGCGCTTAAGGTGCTTGAGGGTTCAGTTGAAAGTGAGACTTCAAACACATAA